TAAAGTCTTATTTTACACGGTCAATTATATGATACGTATATATAGAACAATTACTCTTATAAATTATGTATGTATCATAAAAATATAAGTAtcatgttgttttttttaaaaaaaagcaaagTTCAGCCCTATTTACACCGTATTTGACCGAACAATCAGAAGACCACACGTGGAAAGAAGAGATCCAAGAAGATGACCCACTAAAAAGCCGCGGTCAACTGCGTCTTACATGAGCACCATCGTCAGGAAGAGCCCTGGGCACCCATGATTGCCAATTGCGACAAAAGACTCATTCCATTTAGGTGTTTCTCACAAGTACACGTGGAGCCTCCTCAGACAATGTCCACAGTCCCATATCGAAGTTTCACTCAAAATGCACACCTCTCGaattctatataaaaaaaaagggcgtAAGTCCCAAAAAGAAGGTAACTGCAACAAACGGCAATCCTGTCATTACTCTGTCCAGATTACTATTTTCTCCATACTTATCCTAAATTAAGTAttggagagccttcggccggtaccacaccggtgcCAAAGAGCTTACCGAGCGCTTGTCTTGCAGATGCTCTACCAAAGCTCATGCTAGACCGAAACTGACAACATCACTAAATTGCGCCCAGAAGTGTCAGATCATTTTTAAGCATCAACAAGTCCAAATATGACTAACAGAACATCAAAGCACTCTTACAAAAAGTCAGTCGCAGAGGTGCGGAGGTCTAATAGGCCGATCATAGGAAAGCATCGTATGCATGTGTATGTCCGAACACTGTACTTTCTTGGACAGTAAAATGTCAAACAATGTTAACAGGTTAATTTATGTCATTAAATTATTGAGCCTGCCATGAGAATGAGAATGATCAGCCGGCCACCCCATTTgcccaatatatatatatattcactAATGGGGatgggaaaagaaagaaaagaatctACTGTGAAGATATAGAATTTCATTTGTGCCcaactttccttcttttggaGAAAATCAGGGTGCAAACAGAACAAGGAATGCAAACAAAACTTGGTGTCCAGTTTTCACAACGACCACTAAGAAAAAAGGCCAACCTATCACCAGCTATTGTCTTGACAACATAAGGAATCCGCAAGTTAAATTCCATTAATCATATTAATACAAAGGGATCTGATAACATCAAGAACAAGAAAGCGTATATAACCATGTCAATCTCTTCTCAGGAATTACCAACAATTCTTATCTATAGAAAGATAGAGAGTGAGAGAAAGGGAGGCAAGTAACACAAGCTACAAGCCTACAAGCATGGGCATGGATAGGCATTGGCATTGCCTTTCTTTCTGTCTGCTTCTCGTCCTCGTAATAACTAATGCCTATGCAGCAAATGATGCCCCAGATTTGAAGAGTAAGCGGCTTTGCAGCCAGTGCTCCAAATGTGATTCAAGTAAATGCCCTGCAAGTGAAGCCTACCCCCATATGACAGCATTTGATGACACTCTTATTGCTGGTGCTTTACAGTCTGACTATGTGGACATGAATGACAAAGGAATCTACTCAGTGCCAGATATCAAAGGTGGCCAATCAGCAAAACTAAATGCTTATTTTGGCTGGAAATCTACTTCTGGTTCAGCTTCTGGTTATCACAGGTGAGTGATCCTATTTTTGCGCTTAATGTGTTCTCTGAAACTAAggccgaaaaaaaaaattgaacaaaagaagagcATGGGattataatatatagataaaCGATTACCTAATGCCTTAAGGAGGCTCTCAACCTGGTAGcactttcttttctctgtacATTCCCATACCTAATGAAAGTGATTTGATCTCAGGCTGTAATACTATACCAAACGACTTTAATATCAAACTAGATAGATGACACTCCATTGTGACTGAAAATTCCATTAAGCATATGCTCTTTTTCGTTGTGTGCTCCCCAGGTTTAGCAACTACATGGACAAATGTTCAGGTGGACAAACTTACCTCACTGTGGACAAGCATGGGAAGGTTAGCCTTCGGTTGTTGAGCTTGCTAAAAAACTTGGCAGAGGCTGACTGGAAATCATTTAATCCACCCAAGAAACTAAATCACCGCGAGTTCCGCTTCTGGGTCTCTCACAGTACAGGAAAATGCCTCACTGTATTTGGAGGCAACACAAAGAAACGAACTGTAGGTGTGGCTGAGTGCAAGTTTGATGGCTCAAACCCGTACCAGCTGTT
Above is a genomic segment from Prunus dulcis chromosome 7, ALMONDv2, whole genome shotgun sequence containing:
- the LOC117635552 gene encoding uncharacterized protein LOC117635552, coding for MGMDRHWHCLSFCLLLVLVITNAYAANDAPDLKSKRLCSQCSKCDSSKCPASEAYPHMTAFDDTLIAGALQSDYVDMNDKGIYSVPDIKGGQSAKLNAYFGWKSTSGSASGYHRFSNYMDKCSGGQTYLTVDKHGKVSLRLLSLLKNLAEADWKSFNPPKKLNHREFRFWVSHSTGKCLTVFGGNTKKRTVGVAECKFDGSNPYQLFAFRFHYHKAFCCCGVHNE